One segment of Leptospiraceae bacterium DNA contains the following:
- a CDS encoding metallophosphoesterase — MQRFIIFIGVFTIIIGSAYYYVGSRILDDWNLTMAPKLGFWSLLFVLTLLTPASYLSSLFLEDSDWQKTLSFVAFISLGFITILFSLMVFHDLSFGIVNGINWILSVFRKTPEILTVSSNSISRKEFFMSFLKPSIALTAVSLTGYGFYRAIHKVEIKQINIPVTELHPDLVGFKIIQISDIHIGPTIRKEFLESIVARINSLNPDLVSITGDLVDGSVHKLKNHIEPLGNLKSKYGTFFVTGNHEYYSGVLSWISEIKKLGINVLLNENKIIQHGNSKLLLAGVTDYKAHTIFPSHTSDPFKSIESTENSDFKVLLAHQPNSVLEATKAGFDLQLSGHTHGGQYFPGNILIHLFQRFVAGLYKHENTWLYVSSGTGYWGPPLRIGAPAEISVINLTKANLN; from the coding sequence TTGCAAAGATTTATAATATTTATTGGTGTATTTACGATCATCATCGGCAGCGCATATTATTATGTAGGCAGTAGAATTTTAGATGACTGGAATTTGACAATGGCTCCTAAACTTGGATTTTGGAGTTTACTTTTTGTATTAACTTTACTTACTCCAGCATCTTACCTATCTAGTCTTTTTTTGGAAGATTCAGATTGGCAAAAAACACTTTCTTTTGTTGCATTTATTAGTTTAGGTTTTATTACAATTCTATTTAGTTTGATGGTATTTCATGATTTATCTTTTGGAATTGTAAATGGAATTAACTGGATACTCTCAGTATTCCGCAAAACACCAGAAATACTTACCGTTAGTTCTAATTCCATCAGTCGAAAAGAATTTTTTATGAGTTTTTTAAAACCTTCGATAGCATTAACGGCCGTTAGCCTCACTGGGTATGGATTTTACAGGGCAATACACAAAGTAGAAATTAAACAAATAAATATTCCAGTTACAGAATTACATCCCGACTTAGTTGGATTTAAAATTATACAAATTTCAGATATTCACATCGGTCCAACGATTCGAAAGGAATTTTTAGAATCCATTGTGGCGAGGATCAACTCCCTAAACCCAGACTTAGTTTCGATTACTGGAGATTTGGTGGATGGTTCTGTCCATAAACTAAAAAATCATATTGAACCTTTAGGAAATTTAAAATCAAAGTACGGAACTTTTTTTGTGACGGGTAATCATGAATACTACTCTGGAGTATTATCTTGGATTTCGGAAATTAAAAAACTTGGAATAAATGTTCTTCTAAATGAAAATAAAATAATTCAACACGGCAATTCTAAACTTTTACTGGCAGGAGTTACTGACTATAAGGCGCATACTATCTTTCCGTCCCATACTTCTGACCCTTTTAAATCAATAGAATCAACCGAAAATTCTGATTTTAAAGTTCTACTTGCGCACCAACCTAACAGTGTTCTTGAAGCAACTAAAGCTGGATTTGATTTACAGCTTTCAGGGCATACACACGGAGGACAGTATTTTCCTGGAAATATTTTAATACATTTATTCCAAAGATTTGTAGCTGGTCTATATAAACATGAAAACACTTGGTTATATGTAAGCAGTGGGACAGGA
- a CDS encoding DEAD/DEAH box helicase, translating into MTFKSLNIIDPICRALEQEGYTTPTPIQIQSIPAALEGKDILGSAQTGTGKTAAFAIPVLQKLQARPKTNIYGGVQALILAPTRELAVQIGESFRVYGKFASQKYAVIYGGVSQRNQEQVLRGKIDIIVATPGRLLDLVNQKIVKLHAVHTLVLDEADKMLSMGFIDDVRKIIGKMPPKRQTLFYSATMPKEIQKLADEILKDPVRIEVARVSSTNENIVQELYQVDRGNKNQLLMHLLKDEAMSRVLVFSRTKHTANKVVKELNRNSIQSDAIHGNKTQSARQKALDSFKAGKLRVLVATDIASRGIDVDEITHVINYELPNEPEAYVHRIGRTGRAGALGKAISFCDRDEKHYLKSIERLAKRTIQVNADHPFPFGSPVPKAEPGANDRPPRDPRDRRGGGGGGDRRPKKSNVNTSGGGSSSGNEGANRNGGDRNKSRPAGKPKAKQKDLAFSFKKKGNRSK; encoded by the coding sequence ATGACATTTAAAAGCTTAAATATTATCGATCCTATCTGCAGAGCCTTAGAACAAGAAGGTTATACTACCCCAACTCCTATTCAAATACAATCAATTCCAGCGGCACTCGAAGGAAAAGACATTTTAGGTTCTGCACAGACAGGAACCGGCAAAACTGCCGCATTCGCTATTCCAGTATTACAAAAATTACAGGCTCGCCCAAAAACAAATATTTACGGAGGAGTTCAAGCACTCATTCTCGCGCCTACTCGCGAGTTAGCCGTTCAAATCGGAGAAAGTTTTAGAGTATACGGTAAATTTGCCTCTCAAAAATACGCAGTAATTTATGGAGGAGTTTCCCAAAGAAACCAAGAACAGGTGCTCCGCGGGAAAATTGATATTATTGTAGCAACTCCAGGAAGGCTTTTAGATTTAGTTAATCAAAAAATTGTTAAATTACATGCAGTCCATACGTTAGTATTGGATGAAGCTGATAAAATGTTAAGTATGGGTTTTATTGACGATGTGCGTAAAATCATTGGTAAAATGCCACCAAAGCGACAAACATTATTTTACTCCGCAACAATGCCAAAAGAAATTCAAAAATTGGCCGATGAAATTTTAAAAGATCCAGTCCGTATTGAAGTAGCTAGAGTTTCCTCTACAAATGAAAATATTGTACAAGAACTTTACCAAGTAGATAGAGGAAATAAAAATCAACTACTAATGCATCTTTTAAAAGATGAGGCTATGTCTAGAGTACTTGTGTTTTCTCGAACCAAACATACAGCCAATAAAGTTGTAAAAGAGCTCAATCGAAATTCTATTCAATCTGACGCAATTCATGGAAATAAAACACAAAGTGCAAGGCAAAAAGCATTAGATAGTTTTAAAGCTGGGAAGTTACGCGTATTAGTCGCAACTGATATTGCATCTCGTGGGATTGACGTCGATGAAATTACCCACGTGATTAACTATGAATTGCCGAACGAACCAGAAGCTTATGTTCACCGAATCGGTAGAACTGGTAGAGCCGGAGCGCTCGGGAAAGCAATTTCCTTTTGCGATAGAGACGAAAAACATTATTTAAAATCAATTGAGCGACTTGCCAAAAGAACCATTCAGGTTAATGCCGATCATCCGTTCCCATTTGGAAGTCCAGTTCCTAAAGCAGAGCCGGGCGCAAATGACCGTCCTCCAAGAGACCCAAGAGATCGACGCGGGGGCGGTGGTGGTGGAGACAGACGACCCAAAAAATCCAATGTTAACACTTCAGGTGGCGGATCCTCTTCTGGAAATGAAGGTGCAAACAGAAACGGAGGAGATAGAAATAAATCTCGTCCTGCTGGAAAACCAAAAGCAAAACAAAAAGACTTAGCTTTTTCTTTTAAGAAAAAAGGAAACAGAAGTAAGTAG
- a CDS encoding GAF domain-containing protein: protein MIYEVIISGADYGKRKTDVIPGLYQASDGRLYLDAIELENLSQQARNLNILIESARSIMAEISLDSLLDLIIQNVKSVMNADRATLFLADKENTELRSRVALGSREEIRIPFGTGIAGFVAQSRETVNIRDAYSDPRFNSENDQKSGYRSKSILCMPVYNSLKEIIGVIQVLNKIYTDHFTEKDEALLGAYASLAGISLTNAQAYDELQKEKDNLEQRVKERTKDLASALDKSDKLLLNILPAEVAEELKETGEVTPIHFDSVTIMFTDFKDFTHIAEGMSPPKLIRELDGYFTQFDKTIERYNLEKLKTIGDSYMCAGGIPRVTTTHPLESCLAALEIQSFMSHMKEIKEKMKEPYWELRLGIHTGSVMAGVVGERKFAYDVWGDTVNTASRMEFTGTVGKINISEATYELVKDFFECEFRGEVEAKNKGKVKMYFLNRINTEYSLDKDGFVPNEKFLTHIAKQRL from the coding sequence TTGATATACGAAGTAATTATTTCTGGAGCTGATTATGGAAAACGGAAAACAGACGTAATTCCAGGACTCTACCAAGCTTCTGATGGTAGATTATACCTAGATGCGATTGAGTTAGAAAATCTAAGCCAACAAGCTAGAAATTTGAATATTCTTATTGAATCAGCCAGATCAATCATGGCAGAAATTAGTTTAGATTCCCTCTTGGATTTAATTATTCAAAACGTAAAAAGTGTTATGAATGCGGACAGAGCGACTCTTTTCCTAGCTGACAAAGAAAATACAGAATTACGCTCTCGTGTTGCCCTTGGGAGTCGAGAAGAAATCAGGATTCCATTTGGAACTGGAATTGCCGGGTTCGTCGCTCAATCTCGGGAAACAGTGAATATCCGCGATGCCTACTCTGATCCAAGATTCAACTCAGAAAACGATCAAAAAAGTGGATACCGATCCAAATCAATCCTATGTATGCCGGTCTATAACTCATTAAAGGAGATAATCGGTGTTATCCAAGTATTAAATAAGATTTACACAGACCATTTCACAGAAAAGGACGAAGCTCTTCTGGGCGCATATGCATCATTAGCCGGAATATCACTTACCAACGCACAAGCCTATGACGAATTACAAAAAGAAAAAGATAATCTCGAACAACGAGTAAAAGAAAGAACGAAAGATTTAGCTAGTGCTCTTGATAAATCTGATAAACTATTATTAAACATTTTACCTGCCGAAGTAGCAGAAGAGCTCAAAGAAACAGGGGAAGTAACGCCTATTCATTTCGATAGCGTAACAATTATGTTTACTGATTTTAAAGATTTTACTCATATTGCGGAAGGAATGTCTCCCCCAAAATTAATTCGGGAGTTAGACGGATATTTTACCCAATTCGATAAGACTATCGAAAGATACAATTTAGAAAAATTAAAAACGATAGGTGATAGTTATATGTGTGCTGGCGGAATTCCAAGAGTAACCACAACCCATCCTTTGGAATCTTGTTTAGCTGCGCTTGAAATTCAATCCTTCATGAGTCATATGAAAGAAATCAAAGAAAAAATGAAAGAACCATATTGGGAGTTACGTTTGGGTATCCACACTGGTTCTGTGATGGCTGGTGTCGTAGGCGAAAGGAAATTTGCCTACGACGTTTGGGGAGATACAGTAAATACTGCGAGTCGAATGGAATTCACTGGCACAGTCGGCAAAATCAATATTTCAGAAGCTACATATGAACTAGTAAAGGATTTCTTTGAATGCGAATTCCGTGGTGAAGTAGAAGCCAAAAACAAAGGTAAGGTCAAAATGTATTTTTTAAATCGAATAAACACAGAGTATTCTTTAGACAAAGACGGATTTGTCCCAAACGAAAAATTCCTGACACATATCGCAAAACAAAGATTATAA